In one Geoglobus acetivorans genomic region, the following are encoded:
- the hisD gene encoding histidinol dehydrogenase, with amino-acid sequence MDEFIEKVKPIIEKVKNEGDKALIELTEKFDGVRIDRIAVTEDEIEEAYERVDDGLVDALELAKENIERFHYITMPDRDIRIDFGDMIMGKRYVPVERAGLYIPGGRASYPSTVLMSAVPANLAGVDEIVACTPPDSEGKVNPLTLVAMDICGIDEIYRVGGAQAIAAMAYGTETITRVEKIAGPGNIYVTAAKLIVSKDVSIDMPAGPSEVMILADESADAETVALECLAQLEHDPMARAFVATTSGKLAREVEGKVREVFPEGILKIKVFEKIGDAVEFANSIAPEHLVILTENHWQVFEKVRHAGSVFLGRYSPVAAGDYASGTNHILPTGGFARMYSGVSAETFMKSMTYQEISREGLEKLSTIISKIAKAEGLEWHAKSVEERLK; translated from the coding sequence ATGGATGAGTTTATCGAAAAGGTAAAGCCAATTATCGAAAAGGTGAAAAATGAGGGAGATAAAGCCCTTATCGAGCTTACAGAAAAGTTTGATGGTGTAAGAATAGACAGAATAGCTGTCACGGAAGATGAAATCGAAGAGGCATACGAGAGGGTGGATGACGGGCTTGTCGATGCTCTTGAACTGGCAAAGGAGAACATAGAACGGTTCCATTACATAACCATGCCCGACAGAGATATCAGAATAGATTTCGGAGACATGATAATGGGAAAAAGATACGTCCCGGTTGAGAGGGCAGGCCTGTACATACCCGGAGGCAGAGCGAGCTATCCCTCAACAGTTCTGATGTCTGCTGTGCCTGCAAACCTCGCTGGAGTGGACGAAATCGTGGCATGTACACCCCCAGACAGTGAAGGCAAGGTGAATCCACTAACTCTTGTTGCAATGGATATCTGTGGAATCGATGAGATATACAGAGTTGGAGGGGCACAGGCAATAGCCGCAATGGCATACGGGACTGAAACTATAACGAGGGTTGAAAAAATAGCTGGCCCGGGAAATATCTACGTTACCGCTGCAAAACTGATCGTTTCAAAGGATGTTTCAATTGACATGCCCGCAGGTCCCTCCGAGGTGATGATACTGGCAGATGAGAGTGCTGATGCCGAAACTGTGGCTCTCGAATGTCTTGCTCAGCTTGAACACGACCCCATGGCAAGGGCATTTGTGGCAACAACTTCGGGAAAACTGGCCAGAGAGGTTGAAGGAAAGGTTAGAGAAGTGTTTCCGGAGGGAATTCTCAAAATTAAGGTTTTCGAAAAAATTGGAGATGCAGTTGAATTTGCAAACAGCATAGCCCCGGAGCATCTTGTAATACTAACCGAAAATCACTGGCAGGTTTTCGAAAAGGTCAGGCATGCAGGAAGTGTTTTCTTAGGCAGGTATTCGCCCGTTGCTGCTGGAGATTACGCAAGCGGGACAAATCACATCCTTCCGACAGGAGGGTTTGCCAGAATGTACTCTGGCGTGAGTGCTGAAACATTTATGAAAAGCATGACATATCAGGAAATAAGCAGAGAAGGGCTTGAAAAGCTCAGCACAATAATTTCGAAAATTGCAAAGGCTGAGGGTCTTGAATGGCATGCAAAATCTGTGGAGGAGAGATTGAAATGA
- the aspS gene encoding aspartate--tRNA(Asn) ligase: protein MRKYTADVGEEDYGRNVELYGWVHEVRDLGGLVFLILRDREGFAQITLPKKVVDRELFKKARKIRRESVIRVVGEVKPEEKAPNGFEIIPQEIEILNEADAPLPLEVTEKVPAELDTRLDNRFMDLRKPRIQAIFRIRHVAVQTIREFFDRHGFIEVHTPKIVSTATEGGTELFPITYFEREAFLNQSPQLYKQALMAAGLEKVLEIGPIFRAEEHNTVRHLNEAISVDIEVSFTDHEGVMKYLEELVKSIHENVAEKCGRYLDWIDARVEVPETPFERVKYDEAVEIASRKGEEIAWGDDLSTQALKYVAEEFDGYYFIVDWPTESKPFYAMPYEDEPEISKTFDLMKGWIEISSGAQRIHIYDLLVRRIKEQGLDPESFGFYLDTFRYGMPPHSGWGMGLERLLMAMLELPNIREAVLFPRDRQRLVP from the coding sequence ATGAGAAAGTACACAGCAGATGTTGGTGAGGAAGATTACGGCAGAAATGTGGAACTGTACGGATGGGTTCACGAAGTTAGAGACCTTGGAGGGCTTGTCTTCCTGATCCTGAGAGACAGGGAAGGCTTCGCTCAGATAACACTACCCAAGAAGGTTGTTGACAGAGAACTTTTCAAAAAAGCAAGGAAGATAAGGAGAGAGAGCGTCATAAGGGTAGTCGGTGAGGTTAAACCTGAGGAAAAAGCTCCAAATGGATTCGAGATAATACCCCAGGAAATCGAGATACTCAACGAAGCCGACGCTCCCCTACCACTGGAGGTAACTGAAAAGGTGCCTGCAGAGCTTGATACGAGACTGGACAACAGGTTCATGGACCTGAGAAAGCCGAGGATACAGGCAATTTTCAGAATCAGACATGTAGCCGTACAGACAATTCGGGAATTCTTCGACAGACACGGGTTCATAGAAGTCCACACACCAAAGATTGTATCGACCGCAACAGAAGGTGGTACCGAGCTTTTTCCGATAACTTATTTCGAGCGAGAGGCATTTCTCAACCAGAGCCCGCAGCTCTACAAACAGGCTCTGATGGCCGCAGGCCTTGAAAAAGTCCTTGAAATCGGTCCGATATTCAGAGCAGAGGAGCACAACACGGTGAGACACCTTAATGAAGCGATAAGCGTTGACATTGAGGTAAGCTTTACAGACCACGAGGGGGTCATGAAGTATCTTGAAGAGCTTGTAAAGAGCATCCACGAAAATGTTGCAGAGAAGTGTGGGAGATACTTAGACTGGATAGATGCCAGGGTTGAAGTGCCAGAAACTCCCTTTGAGAGGGTGAAGTACGACGAGGCAGTCGAGATCGCAAGCAGGAAGGGGGAAGAGATTGCATGGGGAGACGATCTGTCAACACAGGCATTGAAATACGTCGCTGAGGAATTTGATGGTTATTACTTCATTGTTGACTGGCCCACAGAATCAAAGCCGTTCTATGCGATGCCGTACGAGGATGAGCCAGAAATATCCAAAACATTCGATCTCATGAAGGGATGGATCGAAATATCCAGCGGTGCCCAGAGAATTCACATATACGACCTGCTTGTGAGGAGAATTAAGGAGCAGGGCCTCGACCCTGAGAGTTTTGGATTCTATCTTGATACCTTCAGATACGGTATGCCTCCACACTCTGGCTGGGGCATGGGTCTTGAAAGGCTTCTCATGGCCATGCTCGAGCTACCAAACATCAGGGAGGCTGTGCTGTTCCCAAGGGACAGGCAGAGACTTGTTCCGTGA
- the smc gene encoding chromosome segregation protein SMC yields the protein MHVKKITIRNFKSFGKKVEIPFERGFTVISGPNGSGKSNIIDAILFCLGLHSSSKVLRAEKLTDLVFSGNGKRSDSAEVELVFQADGDELTVSRKIRVTDRNYYSHYYINGKPASHGEVVKILEKHGIFSDAYNVVMQGDVTRIVEMTPVQRRKIIDDIAGISEFEEKKAKAIEELEAVRQNIETISAVLHEVESRLKELEKDREIALRYKSLISKKEELEVELKAIRRKELVSKIRRLEKEIERLEAQKDSAINRISEILKEKDSLKQELEEITRKISETADEEYRRIQERITECQAELESLRKEENYLNKEIDRLNQERVRLLLEISKLNDLLEDMKKELDRLYDQRSGVEENLKSIEIQIENVRAEIEKIGGKEKEIKDKLVSISSQLESLRDRRSELLRERDRLYEGLRRITIEIEELDSELSRIRAEYDTIKKEIKEKEAERERIEREIARETKERQKIDGKLFQFRNQLSQIDEDIKQKELELAKVKAELSAYDAAFGRAVELILEAKEKKALPGIYGVVAQLAEVDERYALALEIAAGNALNFIVVETEDDAIRAIKYLKQIRGGRATFLPLNKIRKNFEKINLNKGVLKAEGVIDYAVNLVSCESKFRPVFNFVFRDTIVVDTVENAKKIMDGKRIVTLDGELIEKTGAITGGSIDRKRGLLISRELLEREKRISEEISVMNSKKAALLGEVRKLEDRWREINDRIKGAEERLRNAESDVKLLKARLEGFSHRESEIIEKIDSKERERRELGAKVQDTERSLKEVDSEIQRFEKEIEDLNRKLKGSALPKLTEEHENLKNRLSLAREAMIKVEGDIEKKELEIRQVEKEIGEKESRIAKIDSDVNELRDKIEKNRHRMDELREEIEELNERESVLGAKVRELRTRRDETFSRIKELENEESKLEYEITGFDEKIRARREVMQQLLSEVSELPEAEPRMSREDAVRELDEVEKELSGFGDVNLKAIKEYEEVKERWEEIYSRKLELEKERGEILERIDRYDRMKKEKFFEVFNAINENFKDVIAKLTNGEGELILDNPDDPFNSGLYMKVRPYGKQVQRLEQMSGGEKSLVALALIFAIQRYKPAPFYAFDEVDMFLDGVNVARLARMIKEMSSRAQFIVVSLRKPMLEQADAIVGVTMGRDNISQVTGIRRASMIQ from the coding sequence ATGCATGTAAAAAAAATAACGATAAGGAATTTCAAATCATTTGGTAAAAAGGTAGAGATACCCTTCGAACGTGGTTTTACCGTCATAAGCGGTCCGAATGGGAGCGGCAAATCCAACATTATTGATGCAATTCTTTTCTGTCTCGGTCTGCATTCTTCATCCAAGGTCCTCAGGGCTGAAAAACTCACAGACCTCGTATTCTCAGGAAATGGAAAAAGAAGCGACAGTGCAGAGGTTGAGCTGGTATTTCAGGCAGATGGAGACGAGCTGACAGTCTCAAGGAAGATAAGGGTCACGGACAGAAACTATTACAGCCATTACTACATTAACGGGAAACCTGCAAGCCACGGCGAGGTTGTGAAGATTCTTGAAAAACACGGGATATTCAGCGATGCGTACAACGTTGTGATGCAGGGAGATGTTACAAGGATAGTGGAAATGACCCCTGTGCAGAGAAGAAAAATCATAGACGACATTGCCGGAATTTCTGAATTTGAAGAAAAAAAGGCAAAGGCAATTGAAGAGCTTGAAGCTGTAAGGCAAAACATTGAAACCATTTCTGCAGTACTGCATGAAGTTGAGTCGAGACTGAAGGAGCTTGAAAAAGACAGAGAGATCGCTTTGAGATACAAATCCCTCATCTCAAAAAAGGAAGAGCTTGAAGTGGAGCTTAAGGCCATAAGAAGGAAAGAACTTGTGAGCAAAATCAGAAGACTCGAAAAAGAGATAGAGAGGCTTGAAGCCCAGAAGGACAGTGCAATTAACAGAATTTCCGAAATTCTAAAGGAAAAGGATTCACTCAAACAGGAGCTTGAGGAGATTACCAGGAAAATATCGGAAACAGCAGATGAGGAGTACAGGAGGATTCAGGAGAGAATTACGGAATGCCAGGCTGAGCTTGAAAGTCTGAGAAAGGAAGAAAACTACCTTAACAAGGAGATTGACAGGCTAAACCAGGAAAGAGTAAGGCTGCTTCTCGAAATAAGCAAGCTCAACGACCTTTTAGAGGATATGAAAAAGGAACTTGACAGGCTGTATGACCAGAGGTCAGGTGTGGAAGAAAACCTGAAATCGATTGAGATCCAGATTGAAAATGTCAGAGCAGAGATAGAAAAAATTGGCGGGAAGGAGAAGGAAATCAAGGACAAACTCGTTTCAATTTCATCTCAGCTTGAAAGTCTGAGGGACAGAAGGTCGGAACTTCTGCGTGAGAGAGACAGACTCTATGAGGGATTGAGGAGAATCACAATCGAGATTGAAGAACTTGATAGCGAGCTGTCAAGAATAAGGGCAGAATACGACACCATAAAGAAAGAAATCAAAGAAAAAGAAGCAGAAAGAGAGCGGATAGAAAGAGAAATTGCAAGAGAGACAAAGGAGAGACAGAAGATAGACGGCAAACTTTTCCAGTTCAGAAATCAGCTATCCCAGATCGATGAGGACATAAAACAAAAGGAACTTGAACTTGCAAAGGTTAAGGCAGAGCTTTCCGCCTACGACGCTGCTTTTGGCCGGGCGGTTGAGCTGATTCTCGAGGCAAAGGAGAAAAAGGCTCTTCCCGGAATTTATGGTGTTGTCGCCCAGCTCGCTGAGGTTGACGAGAGGTATGCACTGGCCCTTGAAATAGCTGCCGGCAACGCCCTCAACTTCATCGTCGTTGAGACGGAGGATGATGCCATAAGAGCAATCAAATACCTGAAACAGATCAGAGGAGGCAGAGCCACATTTCTGCCACTGAACAAGATCAGAAAGAATTTCGAGAAGATTAACCTCAACAAGGGTGTTCTGAAGGCTGAAGGGGTTATTGACTATGCCGTCAATCTCGTGAGCTGTGAATCGAAATTCAGGCCTGTGTTCAACTTCGTATTCAGAGATACAATAGTCGTGGATACTGTGGAAAATGCCAAAAAAATCATGGATGGAAAAAGAATCGTTACCCTCGACGGCGAACTGATCGAAAAAACGGGTGCTATAACCGGAGGGAGCATCGACAGAAAGAGAGGTCTGCTGATCTCCAGAGAATTGCTCGAAAGGGAGAAAAGAATTTCCGAAGAGATTTCAGTTATGAACTCCAAGAAAGCCGCTCTTCTGGGTGAGGTCAGAAAACTTGAAGACCGGTGGAGAGAGATAAATGACAGAATAAAGGGTGCTGAGGAGAGGCTGAGAAATGCCGAAAGCGATGTCAAACTTCTGAAGGCAAGGCTTGAAGGATTTTCCCATAGAGAATCCGAGATAATTGAAAAAATTGACTCGAAGGAGCGGGAAAGGAGAGAACTCGGTGCGAAAGTCCAGGATACTGAAAGATCTTTGAAAGAAGTCGATTCAGAAATACAGAGGTTTGAAAAAGAAATAGAAGATCTGAACAGAAAACTGAAGGGGAGTGCGTTGCCCAAACTCACGGAAGAGCATGAAAATCTCAAAAATAGGCTCTCTTTGGCCAGAGAAGCGATGATCAAGGTTGAAGGAGACATAGAAAAGAAAGAACTCGAAATAAGACAGGTGGAAAAGGAGATAGGCGAAAAAGAAAGCAGAATTGCCAAAATTGATTCAGACGTTAACGAGCTGAGGGATAAAATCGAGAAAAACAGGCACAGAATGGATGAGCTTAGAGAGGAAATCGAAGAACTAAACGAGAGAGAAAGCGTGCTTGGAGCGAAAGTCAGGGAGCTCAGAACCAGAAGAGATGAGACATTTTCAAGAATCAAGGAGCTGGAAAACGAAGAGAGTAAACTCGAGTACGAAATTACGGGTTTCGACGAAAAGATCAGAGCCAGAAGAGAGGTCATGCAGCAGCTCCTATCTGAGGTTTCGGAGCTTCCTGAGGCCGAACCGAGAATGAGCAGAGAGGACGCAGTCAGAGAGCTTGATGAAGTGGAGAAAGAACTTTCCGGGTTTGGAGATGTAAATCTCAAGGCCATAAAAGAGTACGAAGAAGTAAAGGAAAGATGGGAGGAGATATACTCCAGAAAACTCGAACTTGAAAAGGAGAGGGGAGAGATACTCGAAAGAATAGACAGATACGATAGAATGAAGAAAGAGAAGTTTTTTGAAGTATTCAACGCCATTAACGAGAACTTCAAAGATGTCATCGCGAAGCTCACGAATGGTGAGGGTGAGCTTATCCTCGACAATCCAGACGATCCGTTCAATTCGGGTCTTTACATGAAGGTAAGGCCGTATGGCAAACAGGTTCAGAGGCTGGAGCAGATGAGTGGTGGAGAGAAGAGCCTTGTCGCCCTTGCCCTGATTTTCGCCATTCAGCGCTACAAACCGGCTCCATTCTATGCGTTTGACGAGGTGGATATGTTCCTGGACGGAGTTAACGTGGCAAGGCTTGCGAGAATGATAAAGGAGATGTCGTCAAGGGCACAGTTCATCGTGGTATCACTCAGAAAGCCCATGCTCGAGCAGGCTGATGCGATTGTTGGAGTTACGATGGGGAGGGACAACATATCACAGGTAACTGGAATACGGAGAGCATCGATGATCCAGTAG
- a CDS encoding segregation/condensation protein A gives MLYNLARKGEIDPVNIDVVDVADKFLRELEKAKKLDLRISGRVLLYAAILVRMKSDIITTEAIGIQEEESEDDYEGDFPEPTYIEYDYPEDEFESYIAQDFIEEEILDESILEDELISALIDAGRKRVRRYTTLEDLIKELESAEKVRKARRKRRVRRPEAQIDPLEVPHDEDLEESIERLKTVIEEMMKNRDIVKLGEIAGFDLVSKYISVLHLAFRRVFEIHQERIFETDIEIRRLNNEGQD, from the coding sequence ATGCTCTACAACCTTGCCAGGAAAGGCGAAATCGATCCGGTGAATATAGACGTAGTTGATGTTGCAGACAAGTTTCTCAGAGAGCTTGAGAAAGCAAAAAAGCTCGATTTGAGGATTTCAGGGAGGGTTCTGCTCTATGCGGCAATTCTCGTCAGGATGAAGTCAGATATCATAACCACAGAGGCAATCGGAATTCAGGAAGAAGAGTCAGAGGATGATTACGAGGGGGATTTCCCGGAACCGACGTACATTGAATACGACTATCCTGAAGACGAGTTCGAGTCGTACATTGCTCAGGACTTCATTGAAGAGGAAATATTGGACGAAAGCATTCTTGAAGATGAACTCATAAGCGCACTGATTGATGCCGGAAGAAAGAGGGTCAGGAGATACACAACGCTCGAGGATCTGATAAAGGAGCTGGAGTCAGCAGAGAAAGTGAGAAAAGCAAGGAGGAAGAGAAGGGTCAGAAGGCCGGAAGCGCAGATCGATCCCCTCGAAGTCCCCCACGATGAAGACCTTGAAGAGAGCATAGAGAGGCTGAAAACAGTGATTGAGGAAATGATGAAAAACAGAGACATCGTGAAGCTCGGAGAGATTGCCGGGTTTGACCTCGTCTCGAAGTACATTTCTGTACTTCATCTCGCATTCAGAAGAGTGTTCGAGATACACCAGGAGAGGATCTTCGAGACTGACATAGAGATTAGGAGGTTGAACAATGAAGGACAAGATTGA
- the scpB gene encoding SMC-Scp complex subunit ScpB, giving the protein MKDKIEAILFASSDPLSPSKIAKVIGSEAGEVEKAIEELIRDYSSRETSIEIVKLGKKYLMRVKPEYSEIIRNFTERDLEKGVLRTLAIIAIKQPVKLSELAKIRGNRCYEHVKKLREMGFITEEKKGRSTILRTTKNFAIYFGLKSSDPEEIKETLLKIVKKDRKLEEYFGRL; this is encoded by the coding sequence ATGAAGGACAAGATTGAGGCGATTCTGTTCGCATCCTCTGACCCACTCTCCCCTTCAAAAATCGCAAAGGTAATCGGGTCAGAGGCAGGAGAAGTGGAAAAGGCAATCGAAGAGCTTATCAGAGATTACTCGTCAAGGGAAACATCCATAGAAATCGTGAAGCTCGGAAAAAAGTATTTGATGAGAGTAAAGCCAGAATACTCTGAGATAATAAGAAACTTCACGGAGAGAGACCTCGAAAAAGGTGTTTTAAGGACGCTTGCCATAATTGCGATAAAACAACCAGTAAAGCTCTCAGAACTTGCAAAGATAAGGGGAAACAGATGTTACGAACACGTAAAAAAACTCCGGGAAATGGGGTTTATTACCGAAGAAAAAAAAGGAAGATCAACCATACTCAGAACCACCAAAAACTTTGCCATATATTTCGGGCTTAAAAGCTCCGATCCTGAGGAAATAAAGGAAACTCTGCTCAAAATAGTCAAAAAGGACAGAAAGCTTGAAGAATATTTTGGAAGACTGTGA
- a CDS encoding sulfurtransferase TusA family protein — MRVIDLRGQKCMNHILKLEKEFRDAGEVFAAITDDESAIYDIPVWASSKGIEILEIRREGGLLKFLMRK, encoded by the coding sequence ATGAGGGTTATTGACCTCAGAGGTCAGAAATGTATGAACCACATTTTAAAGCTCGAAAAGGAGTTCAGAGATGCTGGAGAAGTCTTCGCGGCAATAACAGACGACGAATCTGCAATCTATGACATTCCTGTATGGGCCTCCAGCAAGGGCATTGAAATACTTGAAATCAGGAGAGAAGGAGGACTTTTAAAGTTCCTGATGAGAAAATAG
- a CDS encoding FprA family A-type flavoprotein, producing the protein MHVELKPGIYWVGAVDWNIRNFHGYTTRFGTTYNAYLIRAEKTVLVDTVKAGFENQLFEKLDALGVDNLDYLVVNHIEMDHAGSVKAVIERYPEVKIVTNVRGKNGLKEAYGIEHDTIVVKTGDKLEVGKTLTFIETPLVHWPDSMATYVVEDKVLLPNDAFGEHYSSARRFDDEFSDEEMGVIFRECAKYYANIVLLYSKQVSKVLESIESMGLEIDVIGPSHGIIWRKRIPEIVEKYRGWSSGEAEERVVVAYDSMWNHTEKAVKEVVSGIEEAGVDYILYRLSVSDFTEVMTDVMLSKGLIVGSPTLNRELFPSVASFLTYMKGLKPFNKVAGAFGSYGWSGEAVGKIVDIFNELKFDVVGSVRFKFSHDGAKDDLRELGRAVAERVKES; encoded by the coding sequence ATGCATGTTGAGCTAAAGCCCGGTATCTACTGGGTTGGAGCGGTGGACTGGAATATAAGGAATTTCCACGGATACACAACGAGATTTGGCACAACCTACAACGCCTATCTGATCCGGGCTGAAAAAACCGTTCTTGTGGACACTGTAAAGGCGGGCTTTGAGAATCAGCTGTTCGAGAAGCTGGACGCCCTCGGTGTTGATAATCTCGATTACCTCGTGGTAAATCACATCGAAATGGATCATGCTGGATCTGTGAAGGCGGTGATTGAAAGGTATCCAGAAGTGAAGATTGTGACGAATGTAAGGGGAAAGAACGGTTTGAAGGAGGCCTATGGCATAGAGCATGACACGATTGTAGTGAAGACAGGAGATAAACTGGAAGTGGGTAAAACGCTTACGTTCATCGAAACTCCTCTCGTTCACTGGCCAGACAGCATGGCCACATACGTCGTCGAGGATAAGGTTCTGCTCCCGAATGATGCTTTCGGGGAACACTACTCAAGTGCAAGAAGGTTTGACGATGAGTTCAGCGACGAGGAAATGGGCGTGATATTCAGAGAGTGTGCAAAGTACTATGCCAACATTGTTCTGCTGTACAGCAAACAGGTTTCAAAGGTTCTTGAGAGTATTGAATCCATGGGGCTGGAGATAGACGTGATTGGACCGTCTCACGGAATAATCTGGAGAAAGAGGATTCCTGAAATTGTTGAGAAGTACAGGGGATGGAGCAGCGGTGAGGCTGAAGAGAGGGTGGTTGTTGCATACGATTCCATGTGGAACCACACCGAAAAAGCGGTGAAAGAGGTCGTGAGTGGGATTGAAGAGGCAGGAGTGGATTACATTCTCTACAGGCTCTCTGTCTCTGATTTCACGGAAGTAATGACGGACGTCATGCTTTCCAAGGGGCTGATCGTTGGATCTCCCACACTCAACAGAGAGCTGTTCCCTTCTGTTGCGAGCTTTTTGACCTACATGAAGGGTCTGAAACCCTTCAACAAGGTTGCGGGAGCGTTTGGAAGCTACGGATGGAGCGGAGAGGCAGTGGGGAAAATAGTTGACATCTTCAATGAACTGAAGTTTGATGTTGTTGGGAGTGTGAGGTTCAAGTTCTCCCATGATGGGGCAAAAGACGATCTCAGGGAGCTTGGCAGGGCCGTGGCGGAGAGGGTAAAGGAAAGCTGA
- the rd gene encoding rubredoxin, protein MAKYQCKVCGYVYDEAEGDPDNDIPAGTMWEDLPDDWVCPVCGASKEDFEKIE, encoded by the coding sequence ATGGCAAAATACCAGTGCAAGGTATGCGGATATGTGTATGATGAAGCTGAGGGAGATCCGGATAATGACATTCCCGCAGGAACGATGTGGGAGGATCTCCCGGATGACTGGGTTTGCCCTGTTTGCGGGGCAAGTAAAGAAGATTTTGAGAAAATCGAATAA
- a CDS encoding desulfoferrodoxin family protein — translation MSGNPLFRGLNRPGSSNPEDMNDLEKKHTPVITAPDRVSKGERFEVVVETGVYMQHPNEYGHHFSWIELYLDDVLAGRVYLQPVIAAPKAVFLLNAAEDYVGKRKLVARAFCNLHGTWVSEKPIDIE, via the coding sequence ATGAGTGGAAACCCTTTGTTCAGGGGTCTGAACAGACCCGGATCTTCGAATCCCGAAGATATGAATGACCTTGAGAAGAAACACACGCCCGTTATAACCGCGCCGGATAGGGTTTCAAAAGGAGAGCGATTCGAGGTTGTTGTTGAAACAGGAGTTTACATGCAGCACCCAAATGAGTACGGGCATCACTTTTCCTGGATTGAGCTTTATCTGGATGATGTGCTTGCTGGTAGAGTCTATTTGCAGCCGGTGATTGCTGCTCCAAAGGCTGTATTTTTGCTGAATGCCGCAGAGGATTATGTCGGAAAGAGGAAACTGGTGGCCAGAGCCTTCTGCAACCTTCACGGTACGTGGGTGAGCGAGAAGCCCATAGATATCGAATGA
- a CDS encoding diphthine--ammonia ligase, translating to MRVACFISGGKDSMLALHRVSEEHEIACVVSVISENPDSYMFHTANLPLVDAIASSLKIPLFKVFVSGQEEREVDELSEQLKALDVDGIVTGAVKSEYQRKRFEKVVRRMGAKLIAPLWHIDERDLLKEVSEKFEAIIVKVSAMGLDRTFLGKKIDHELIETLSGLSERYGINISGEGGEYETLVLNAPLFRKRIVIEDYVINGHDMVSSMDVRAYRLENKDNYPSK from the coding sequence ATGAGGGTGGCATGCTTCATTTCCGGCGGAAAGGATTCAATGCTCGCTCTTCACAGGGTGAGCGAGGAACATGAGATCGCCTGCGTGGTTTCAGTCATTTCTGAGAATCCGGACAGCTACATGTTCCACACAGCCAATTTGCCTTTAGTGGATGCAATTGCCAGTTCTCTCAAAATACCTCTTTTCAAGGTGTTTGTCAGCGGACAAGAGGAGAGAGAGGTGGATGAACTGTCAGAACAGTTAAAAGCACTGGACGTCGATGGTATTGTTACCGGGGCTGTAAAAAGTGAGTATCAGAGGAAAAGGTTTGAGAAAGTGGTCAGGAGAATGGGTGCAAAGCTCATCGCCCCGCTCTGGCACATCGATGAGAGGGATCTCCTGAAGGAGGTCTCGGAAAAATTCGAAGCCATAATCGTAAAGGTCTCTGCAATGGGACTGGATAGAACGTTTCTTGGAAAAAAAATCGATCATGAGCTTATAGAGACTCTCTCAGGACTTTCAGAAAGATACGGGATCAACATTTCGGGAGAGGGTGGGGAGTATGAAACACTTGTCCTCAACGCCCCCCTTTTCAGAAAAAGAATTGTTATTGAAGATTATGTGATAAATGGGCATGATATGGTTTCCAGCATGGATGTGAGAGCGTACCGGCTTGAGAACAAGGATAATTATCCATCCAAATAA